TGATTTTTTGAAAAATTTTAATCATCATTCCCGGTTTAATGTCCGTAACGTTGGTTTCTTTTTTTTCTTTTTTTATATCTTCCATATTAAATTTTAATTTTGATTAATATATTAAGGCTAATAACATGTTTAGGAGAAGAGGCTCTAGGCAGGAGCCTCTTCTAAAATAATTTTCTTTATTTTTTCAACAGTTTCTTCCAGCTTCCCTTCTTCATTGGTGATAACATAATCCCAGTTATCAAGGGTGGCCAATTCTTTTTGTGTTTCAGCCAAACGTTCTTGAATTACTTCTTCCGAATCTTGTCCGCGGCTGCGCAATCGCTTTTCCAAAATTTCAATTGATGGAGGAATAATGAAAATCACTTTTGCCTCCGGGAATTTAATTTTGATTGTCTTTGCGCCTTGGCAATCAATTTTAAAGAGAATTGCTTTATTCAACTGCATTAATTGCTCCACATCCTTTTTCTGCGGACCGTAATAATTACCGTAAACCAAAGCGTGTTCAATTA
The nucleotide sequence above comes from Patescibacteria group bacterium. Encoded proteins:
- the gmk gene encoding guanylate kinase — encoded protein: MSKLFVISGLSGAGKDSVIEGLKKENLDFNWVVTTTTRPMRQGESEGHPYHFVSEEKFEQMIKNDELIEHALVYGNYYGPQKKDVEQLMQLNKAILFKIDCQGAKTIKIKFPEAKVIFIIPPSIEILEKRLRSRGQDSEEVIQERLAETQKELATLDNWDYVITNEEGKLEETVEKIKKIILEEAPA